The following proteins come from a genomic window of Impatiens glandulifera unplaced genomic scaffold, dImpGla2.1, whole genome shotgun sequence:
- the LOC124918393 gene encoding mitogen-activated protein kinase kinase kinase 20-like, protein MRLFQLTVFILQMLLILSLETLCSVDQEYHPWPETETETTHDNNIISLHSCIHDEILKQRRRPGNKIYSVTPQVYDQAEEVSKPLHRKGRTLLGFSTAQEKKQVNKPIRIYLNYDAVGHTIDRDCINVGDVVGIIMSLWERLEKLGEGSYGVVYLGRPLEGHCLYPSISIMAVKSAEYENSSSLLHERDILSKFKECPHIIRLYGYDFTVEGTNFFTNIFLEYASGGTLHDRIQSSKTSKYNGISEIEAKEYTLSILKGLRYIHESGYVHCDIKPENILMVDEKAKIGDFGMTIQPFNLPGMTLGTPHYMPPETLNDGEYDTSTDIWALGCSFFEMITSTPQWKCKNMNQNLIKLIKRSKMSKEAFDFWKRCTTKDPKKRWSANMLLQHQFIVGRSENPSTSQNNA, encoded by the exons ATGTTACTGATTTTGTCGCTGGAAACACTTTGTTCAGTAGACCAAGAATACCATCCATGGCCAGAAACAGAAACAGAAACAACTCACGATAACAATATAATATCATTGCATTCTTGTATTCACGACGAAATACTCAAACAAAGAAGGCGACCGGGTAACAAGATCTATTCGGTCACACCACAAGTTTATGATCAGGCAGAAGAAGTCTCTAAGCCCCTTCACCGAAAAGGAAGAACTTTACTTGGATTCTCAACTGCCCAAGAAAAGAAGCAAGTGAATAAACCCATtaggatttatttaaattatgatgCTGTTGGACACACAATTGATAGAGATTGCATCAATGTTGGTGATGTAGTTG GAATAATAATGTCTTTGTGGGAGAGACTCGAAAAATTGGGCGAAGGCagttatggagttgtctatCTAGGCCGTCCATTAGAAGGACATTGTCTCTATCCGTCTATTTCAATAATGGCAGTTAAATCCGCGGAGTACGAAAATTCATCATCTCTCCTACACGAAAGGGATATTCTCTCTAAATTTAAAGAATGCCCGCATATTATTCGTCTATATGGTTATGATTTCACCGTTGAAGGCacaaatttttttacaaatatcttCTTGGAGTACGCCTCGGGCGGCACTTTGCACGACCGCATTCAATCATCAAAGACATCTAAATACAACGGAATCTCCGAAATTGAAGCAAAGGAATATACACTTTCCATTTTAAAGGGTCTGCGCTACATCCATGAGAGTGGATACGTTCATTGTGATATAAAACCGGAAAACATATTAATGGTCGACGAGAAAGCCAAAATAGGAGACTTTGGTATGACTATTCAGCCATTCAATCTTCCAGGAATGACGCTAGGTACTCCTCATTATATGCCTCCTGAGACATTAAACGATGGAGAATATGATACTTCTACCGATATTTGGGCATTGGGATGCTCCTTCTTTGAAATGATCACATCAACGCCGCAATGGAAATGCAAAAATATGAACCAAAAtcttattaaactaataaagcGAAGTAAAATGTCCAAAGAGGCTTTCGATTTTTGGAAGAGGTGCACAACTAAAGATCCAAAGAAAAGATGGAGCGCAAATATGCTTCTACAACATCAGTTCATCGTCGGTAGGAGCGAGAATCCTTCTACCTCCCAAAATAACGCATAG